In Paroedura picta isolate Pp20150507F chromosome 1, Ppicta_v3.0, whole genome shotgun sequence, the following are encoded in one genomic region:
- the INTS5 gene encoding integrator complex subunit 5 yields the protein MLPRRTTKLPRAGAERKKKGGDADSFPVSLPRASMSALCDPAGVVGPPGSAPSPKPAAAPPALSSQELAQEIKAFLSGIDPVHGNKLTIKEHARCAILLLRSLPPARSAVLEHLRGVFDEYVCTYLLELENSEGRPSCVRSQGPNLDDVVQEVQAVLSEFVRMNPKAWAALVSAWSIDLMGQLSSKYAGRHGVPHASSLNELLQLWMSCKATRTLMEIYTQCLSSMIRTCPDACVDALLDTSVQHSPHFDWVVAHIGSSFPNTIINRVLSCGLKDFCMHGTASADLLLFPSTTAADKRVPKIASVVGILGHLASRHSESIKQELLSMFHGSLGLARDQQQKATVPFLLQLAVMSPTLLGTISVELVDSLKPGVLNQLHQHFASLPREDLENMVSIVVHLICQTSGGAYRTLQFLINTAMPASVITTPGLAVHDSVREACDRVIQLLLLNLQKLVYNRGTASLAEAPPRAVPFLDELKGHVQELCVETLRLERKRFLWQHQLLILLSVYCTPSCGSEALFHLLTLAKSQEELSLATQLHAVLSSCMSDLLPATVKKCVCQIHAGNLSEQHTAQLFQNLALIMQWEDEGPASMGHQLGQAVSLYLYDFGQLLLHGNPEVARAASLMLSVCPMPKAIQPAHLLFLIRSAAHHFFLVLCHKCPTGISYGSRLLCSLSGASPTASKAILQYLVEGALHPGNAELFGGVAKPPAVGTNASLEGARVSLLDINRRFMAAVNFSGSVWSVFHAGVIGRGLKPPHTPYQREPEEIAHNIQTFLSLMLRCCGGGRCSSESSQRLVAAVSPEAAKTVAVVLVESICPDVTNSELAWPPEEHTRNTVERDIQIGRYFRDNPLLFQLLNLVAAGRPALCYCSVLLRGLMATLMAHWEASRENDTVRSPWHLQASCALVACMGEGHLLPPVLSNMHEIFDQLAPFEVHLLLLSVWDYMRDNSPLPQKFTFDAATGLFFRDFSRDNDVGKYLCVLHSVLHKNIDRLGLLSGRFQT from the exons ATGCTCCCCCGCCGCACGACAAAGTTACCCCGCGCAGGCGCAGAacgaaaaaaaaaggggggagacgCTGATTCTTTCCCAGTTTCTCTCCCCCGGGCCAGCATGTCTGCTCTGTGCGATCCCGCGGGGGTGGTTGGTCCTCCGGGGTCCGCCCCCAGCCCGAAACCGGCAGCCGCCCCGCCGGCGCTCAG TTCCCAAGAGCTGGCCCAGGAGATCAAAGCCTTCCTTAGCGGTATAGACCCCGTACATGGCAACAAGCTGACCATCAAGGAGCACGCCCGTTGTGCCATTCTGCTGCTGCGCAGCCTTCCGCCCGCTCGCAGCGCCGTCCTGGAACACCTTCGGGGCGTCTTTGATGAGTACGTGTGCACATACTTGCTGGAACTCGAAAACAGTGAAGGCAGGCCCAGTTGTGTCCGTTCCCAGGGTCCCAACCTGGATGACGTGGTTCAAGAGGTCCAGGCTGTGCTATCTGAGTTTGTCCGTATGAACCCCAAAGCTTGGGCGGCCTTGGTCTCGGCCTGGTCCATCGACCTGATGGGGCAGCTGAGCAGCAAATACGCAGGCCGCCACGGTGTGCCCCACGCCAGCAGCCTGAACGAGCTGCTGCAGCTGTGGATGTCTTGCAAGGCGACGCGGACGCTGATGGAGATCTACACACAGTGCCTCTCGTCGATGATCAGGACCTGCCCTGACGCTTGTGTGGATGCCCTCCTGGACACGTCCGTTCAGCACTCGCCGCATTTCGATTGGGTCGTGGCTCACATCGGCTCATCTTTCCCTAACACAATCATTAACCGGGTGCTCTCCTGCGGCCTCAAGGACTTCTGCATGCACGGGACGGCTTCGGCcgacctcctcctcttcccgaGCACCACCGCGGCCGACAAGAGGGTCCCCAAGATTGCCTCTGTGGTGGGCATCTTGGGCCACTTGGCTTCTCGCCACTCGGAGAGCATCAAGCAGGAGCTGCTGAGCATGTTCCACGGGAGCCTGGGCCTCGCACGGGACCAGCAGCAGAAGGCTACCGTGCCCTTCTTGCTGCAGCTGGCGGTCATGTCCCCCACTCTGCTGGGGACCATCTCAGTGGAACTGGTGGACTCCCTCAAGCCGGGCGTGCTCAACCAACTCCACCAGCACTTTGCGTCACTGCCTCGGGAGGATCTGGAGAACATGGTGAGCATTGTGGTCCACCTCATCTGCCAGACGTCGGGAGGTGCCTACCGTACCCTCCAGTTCCTCATCAACACCGCCATGCCAGCTTCCGTCATCACCACCCCGGGCTTGGCCGTCCACGACAGCGTGCGAGAAGCCTGCGACCGCGTCATCCAGCTGCTGCTCCTCAACCTCCAGAAGCTGGTGTACAACCGAGGGACGGCCAGCTTGGCAGAGGCTCCGCCCCGGGCCGTGCCTTTCCTGGATGAGCTGAAGGGCCACGTGCAAGAGCTTTGTGTGGAGACGCTGCGGCTGGAGAGGAAGCGTTTCCTGTGGCAGCACCAGCTGCTCATCCTGCTGTCGGTCTACTGCACCCCGAGTTGCGGCAGCGAGGCCCTCTTCCACTTGTTGACTCTGGCCAAGAGCCAGGAGGAGCTGAGCCTAGCCACGCAACTCCACGCCGTGCTGAGCTCCTGCATGAGCGACCTTCTACCTGCCACGGTCAAAAAGTGCGTGTGCCAGATCCACGCCGGCAACCTGTCTGAGCAGCACACGGCACAGCTGTTCCAGAACCTGGCCTTGATCATGCAGTGGGAGGATGAGGGCCCTGCCTCCATGGGCCACCAGCTGGGCCAGGCGGTCTCGTTGTACCTCTATGACTTTGGCCAGCTCCTGCTGCACGGCAACCCCGAGGTCGCCCGGGCAGCTTCTTTGATGCTTTCGGTTTGCCCCATGCCCAAAGCCATCCAGCCagctcacctcctcttcctcatccgGTCCGCTGCGCACCATTTTTTCCTGGTGCTGTGCCACAAATGCCCCACGGGCATCAGCTACGGGAGCCGCCTGCTCTGTTCCCTGAGCGGAGCCTCTCCCACGGCCAGCAAAGCCATCCTCCAGTACTTGGTGGAAGGGGCTTTGCATCCGGGCAACGCTGAGCTCTTTGGCGGCGTGGCCAAGCCACCTGCTGTTGGGACCAATGCCAGTCTGGAAGGGGCCAGGGTCTCCCTGCTGGACATCAACCGGCGCTTCATGGCCGCGGTGAACTTCTCGGGCAGCGTGTGGTCAGTGTTCCACGCCGGGGTGATCGGGAGGGGACTGAAGCCGCCCCACACTCCGTATCAGCGGGAGCCGGAAGAGATCGCCCACAACATCCAGACCTTCCTGAGCTTGATGCTGCGGTGCTGCGGAGGCGGGCGGTGCAGCTCTGAGTCCTCCCAGCGCCTCGTAGCCGCAGTCAGCCCTGAAGCGGCCAAGACGGTGGCCGTGGTCCTGGTGGAGAGCATCTGCCCCGACGTCACCAACAGCGAGCTCGCCTGGCCTCCCGAAGAGCACACCCGCAACACCGTGGAGCGAGACATCCAGATCGGGCGGTACTTCCGCGACAACCCCCTGCTCTTTCAGCTCCTGAACTTGGTGGCGGCAGGGAGGCCGGCTTTGTGCTACTGCTCGGTCTTGCTCCGGGGCCTCATGGCGACCCTCATGGCCCATTGGGAGGCTTCGCGGGAGAACGACACCGTCCGCTCCCCTTGGCACTTGCAGGCCTCCTGCGCCCTGGTGGCCTGCATGGGGGAAGGCCACCTCCTCCCCCCGGTGCTCAGCAACATGCATGAAATCTTCGACCAGCTGGCCCCTTTCGAGGTCCACCTCTTGCTCCTCAGCGTCTGGGACTACATGCGCGATAACAGCCCGCTGCCGCAGAAGTTCACCTTTGATGCCGCAACCGGGCTCTTCTTCCGGGACTTCTCTAGGGACAACGACGTTGGCAAATACCTCTGCGTTTTGCACAGCGTCCTGCACAAGAACATTGACCGGCTGGGCCTGCTGTCTGGGCGATTCCAGACTTAG